The sequence CGAGGACGGGCGCGAGCGCGCCGAGCAGCCGGTCCCACGCCGCCCCCTCGTCCTGCCCGGAAGGGAGGACGCCGCTGAAGCAGTGCACCGCGTGCGCCCCGAGCTCCGCCGCCACGCGGACGGCGGTCACGAGGAGCCCCGTGCGCAGCGCGCGGCGCTCCGGGTCGGGGTCGAGGAGCGAGGGCCCGTGCTTGGCGCGCGGGTCCAGGACGTAGCGGGCGCCGGTCTCGACGGTGACGGAGAGGTTCAGCTCCGCCAGCAGTCCGCCGATGCGGGCGGTGCGGGCGGGCAGGTCCTCGGCGAGGGGGTCGAGGTGCATGTGGTCGAGGGTGAGGCCGACGCCGTCGTAGCCGAGGTCGGCGAGGAGGCGCAGGGCCTCGGGCAGGCGCACGTCGGTGAGGCCGTTGGTGCCGTAGCCGAATCGCAGGGTGCTCATGTGGGGTTCACCCGCCTGGAGAGGGCCTTCGCGAGGGGTGCGAGCGCGGCGGTCGCGAGCGCGGCGCCGAGGGCGCCGGTGCGGGCCGCGAGGGCGCCCTGCAGCGGGATCATGGCGCGGATGCCGCCGCCGACGGCACGCCCGGTGAGCTGCGGGGACGGGTTGAGCGCCGCGTGCAGGAAGGGGCGGCCCGCGCTCAGCGCGTACCCGGCGGCGAGCGCGGCGGCGAGGGTGGTGCCCGGCGGGCCGGGGGCGGCTGCTGCCACCCGGCCCGCCGGGGGTGCGGGGGTACGGGGGCGCTGTGCCCCGTACGCGGGGTGTTCCTCGTACGGCCGAGCGCGCCCCGTACCAGCGCGGCGCCGAGGGCCGTGCTCGCCGCGAGCGCCGCGAGCGGGGCACTCGTGGAGCCGCCGCGCACCTCGTGCCGCGAGACGGCGGTGACGGCGGTGGTGTGCGCGGTGAGGGCGCCCGCCGCCGCGAGGGCGGTGCGCGTGCGGGCTCCGGGCTGGGCCGCCGCGCCGAGGAGCACGTCGAGCCCGCGCGCCGCGCCCATCGCGAGGGGGCCCCACGGGGTGTGCTTGAGCCGCAGGTCGTAGGCCCACACGGTGCTGGCGAGGGCGCTCGCGAGGAGGAGGGCCGGGCGGCCCGCGCGGGCGGCGAGGGCGAGTCCGGCGGCCGTGAGGGCGCTCGCGGCGAGGAGCGCGGCGGGCGCCGTGATCCGGCCGGAGGGCAGCGGGCGGTGGGGGCGCTCGGCGGCGTCCTCGGCGCGGTCGGCCCAGTCGTTGAGGGCCATGCCGGCCTCGTACAGGCACAGCGAGCAGCCGACGGCGAGCGCGGTCGTACGGGGCGTGCCCGCGCCGCTCGCCGCGGCGCCCGCGAGCGCGTCGCCCGGGACGGTGAACAGCGCCGACACGCGCAGGAGTTCGGCCCAGGCAGCGAGTCGCGCGCGGGTGCCGGGCGCGGGGGCGGGGGGCGGGACGAGCGCGGGGGTCACCGGGTCTCCCCCAGCCGTCCGGCGAAGGCGAGGAGTTCCGTGTACTGCTCGGCGAGCGAGGAGGAGCCGCCGTCCGGGTCCTTGAAGAAGAAGCCCAGTTCGGGGCGCGGTCCGCTGAGCCCGGTCTCGTGTGCGCGGGCGAGGAGCCTCGCGAGGTCGAGGACGAGCGGCGCGGCGAGCGAGGAATCGACGCCCTGCCAGATGGTCTGGAGGATCATGCGGGTGCCGAGGAAGCCGTCGAAGGCGATGTGGTCCCAGGCGGTCTTGAAGTCGCCCATCGCGGGGACGTCGTCGATGTGCACCTCGCCCTCGGGGGCGGTGCCGAGCGTGTCGGCGAGGACGCGCTCCTTGCCCGCGTTCTTCGCCGCCGCGGCGGCCGGGTCGGCGAGGGCCGCGCCGTCGCCGCCGCCGAGGAGGTTGCTCCCCGACCAGGCGCGCACGGCGAGGGCGCGCTGGTGGAACATCGGGGCGAGGACGGAGCGGAGCAGCGTCTGCCCGGTCTTGCCGTCGCGGCCCGCGTACGGGAGGCCGCTCGCCGCCGCGCTCGCGGCGAGCGCGGGGTGGTGGAGCCCGGTCGACGGGGTGAAGTTGACGTAGGGGCAGCCGGCGGCGAGTGCGGCGGCGGCGTAGAGCGAGCTGGCGGGCAGGCGCGTGTCGTCCGGTCCGGGCGCGGGCTCGGTGGAGGCGACGTTGACGACGACGACGCGGGCGAGGTCGTGCCGGGTGCGGAAGTCGGTGAGGTCGGCGGCGAGGGCGGCGATCAGTTCCTCGTCGCTCC comes from Streptomyces sp. Tu6071 and encodes:
- a CDS encoding inositol-3-phosphate synthase; this encodes MSAEPTPTPTTPPTPSPVPARTGIWLIGARGSVATTTVTGAAAVAAGLHPATGMVTETAAFAEAGLPPLSALVFGGHDTTACPLPKRAEQLAAAGVLPHGLPSALAAELAAADADIRPGGPGPGDTRSDEELIAALAADLTDFRTRHDLARVVVVNVASTEPAPGPDDTRLPASSLYAAAALAAGCPYVNFTPSTGLHHPALAASAAASGLPYAGRDGKTGQTLLRSVLAPMFHQRALAVRAWSGSNLLGGGDGAALADPAAAAAKNAGKERVLADTLGTAPEGEVHIDDVPAMGDFKTAWDHIAFDGFLGTRMILQTIWQGVDSSLAAPLVLDLARLLARAHETGLSGPRPELGFFFKDPDGGSSSLAEQYTELLAFAGRLGETR